One region of Jatrophihabitans cynanchi genomic DNA includes:
- a CDS encoding dihydroorotate dehydrogenase electron transfer subunit, with product MSNPVKETAEIFSVQKVGAYYQFTVVAPGIAAGFAPGHFVAVAVGGENTSMILRRAFALLGATPSGQFAGTIQFVVAEHGAGTRWITQRRAGDTLDIVGPLGTPFPLPSAPSPAVLVGGGYGTAPLLPLAAGLIEAGSAVEFLLGAATSSRLYGELAAKRLAGSVTVTTDDGSAGEKGLVTEALPAAIERIGAEVVYACGPMGMLRAVGDISRAHAIRAQVAVEESMACGIGVCMTCVLPVRGDDGRSRFVRSCVDGPVFDADRVRWADVGTLPPDLLGADAMGLH from the coding sequence ATGAGCAATCCAGTTAAGGAAACAGCCGAGATCTTCTCGGTGCAGAAGGTCGGCGCGTACTACCAGTTCACCGTGGTCGCGCCGGGTATCGCGGCCGGCTTCGCGCCCGGCCACTTCGTCGCCGTCGCGGTCGGCGGCGAGAACACCTCGATGATCCTGCGCCGGGCCTTCGCGCTGCTCGGCGCCACCCCGAGCGGCCAGTTCGCCGGGACGATCCAGTTCGTCGTGGCCGAGCACGGCGCCGGCACCCGGTGGATAACGCAGCGCCGGGCCGGCGACACGCTGGACATCGTCGGCCCGTTGGGCACTCCGTTCCCGCTGCCGTCCGCGCCGTCACCGGCAGTGCTCGTCGGGGGCGGGTACGGCACCGCGCCGCTGCTGCCGCTGGCTGCCGGCCTGATCGAGGCGGGCTCGGCGGTCGAGTTCCTGCTCGGCGCCGCCACCTCGTCCCGGCTGTACGGCGAGCTGGCCGCCAAGCGGCTGGCCGGCAGCGTGACGGTCACCACCGACGACGGGTCGGCTGGAGAGAAGGGACTGGTCACCGAGGCCCTGCCCGCGGCCATCGAACGCATCGGCGCCGAGGTCGTGTACGCGTGCGGCCCGATGGGCATGCTGCGCGCGGTCGGCGACATCTCGCGGGCGCACGCCATCCGCGCGCAGGTGGCCGTCGAGGAGTCGATGGCGTGCGGGATCGGTGTGTGCATGACCTGCGTGCTGCCCGTGCGTGGTGACGACGGCCGCTCCCGCTTCGTCCGCTCCTGCGTCGACGGTCCGGTCTTCGACGCCGACCGGGTGCGCTGGGCGGACGTCGGCACGTTGCCACCGGACCTTCTCGGCGCCGACGCGATGGGACTGCACTGA
- a CDS encoding dihydroorotate dehydrogenase — protein MADLTTTLGPLTLPNPVLTASGCAAAGRELHQFFDVARLGAVVTKSIMTRPRSGRATPRMAETPSGMLNSIGLQGPGIDSFLEHDLAWLAEHGARTVVSIAGGHTDEYVELARRLRGHPAVSMIEVNISCPNVESRGQVFACDAIASSRVIGAVRRAADPGQPVFAKLSPDVTDITLIARACADAGADGLSLINTLLGMAIDTDTMRPVLGGVTGGLSGPAIRPVAVRCVWQVRQALPHLPILGMGGIRSGLDALQFILAGASAVSVGTAVFGDPLAPVRVLAELDAELDARGFGSLADAVGFAHRDVAALV, from the coding sequence ATGGCCGACCTGACCACCACCCTCGGCCCGCTGACGCTGCCGAACCCGGTGCTCACCGCCTCCGGCTGCGCAGCGGCCGGGCGTGAGCTGCACCAGTTCTTCGACGTTGCCCGGCTCGGCGCCGTCGTCACGAAGTCGATCATGACCCGGCCGCGATCCGGCCGCGCCACCCCGCGAATGGCCGAGACGCCGAGCGGCATGCTGAACTCCATTGGCCTGCAGGGCCCGGGCATCGACTCGTTCCTCGAGCACGACCTCGCCTGGCTGGCCGAGCACGGCGCCCGCACCGTCGTCTCGATCGCCGGCGGCCACACCGACGAGTACGTCGAGCTGGCGCGACGGCTGCGCGGCCACCCCGCGGTCTCGATGATCGAGGTCAACATCTCGTGCCCCAACGTCGAGAGTCGCGGCCAGGTGTTCGCCTGCGACGCGATCGCCTCGTCGCGGGTGATCGGCGCGGTCCGCCGCGCCGCCGACCCCGGCCAGCCGGTCTTCGCCAAGCTCTCGCCGGACGTCACCGACATCACGCTGATCGCGCGCGCCTGCGCGGACGCCGGTGCGGACGGGCTCTCGCTGATCAACACCCTGCTCGGCATGGCGATCGACACCGACACCATGCGCCCGGTTCTCGGCGGGGTGACCGGAGGCCTGTCCGGCCCGGCGATCCGGCCGGTCGCGGTGCGCTGCGTGTGGCAGGTGCGCCAGGCGCTGCCGCACCTGCCCATCCTGGGCATGGGCGGCATCCGGTCCGGGCTGGACGCGCTGCAGTTCATCCTGGCCGGCGCCTCCGCGGTATCCGTCGGCACCGCGGTCTTCGGTGACCCGCTCGCGCCGGTGCGGGTGCTCGCCGAGCTGGACGCCGAACTGGACGCGCGCGGCTTCGGCTCGCTCGCCGACGCCGTCGGGTTCGCCCACCGCGACGTGGCGGCGCTGGTATGA
- the pyrF gene encoding orotidine-5'-phosphate decarboxylase, with amino-acid sequence MTSFGARLDAALDARGSTCVGIDPHPALLAAWGLPDGIGGLARFAETCAAAFGPTAAVVKPQSAFFEAYGAAGIAVLEDTVRACRAAGALVLLDAKRGDIGTTMAAYARAYLAPDAPLAVDAITLSPYLGVGSLEPAFELCAQYGTGAFVLALTSNPEGPQVQHARADGDQVVAQLVIEALAERNAGAVPLGSLGAVVGATIGAAPVRLDALNGPFLVPGIGAQGGTADDVRRIFGAALRNVVPSVSRAVLRHGPDVDTLRTAVEAQNATFAFLRG; translated from the coding sequence ATGACGAGCTTCGGCGCGCGCCTGGACGCGGCCCTGGACGCCCGCGGCTCGACCTGCGTCGGCATCGACCCGCACCCGGCGCTGCTCGCGGCCTGGGGTCTGCCCGACGGTATCGGCGGGCTGGCCCGATTCGCCGAGACGTGCGCCGCCGCGTTCGGGCCCACCGCGGCCGTCGTCAAGCCGCAGTCGGCGTTCTTCGAGGCGTACGGCGCCGCCGGCATCGCGGTGCTCGAGGACACCGTGCGCGCCTGCCGGGCGGCCGGGGCACTGGTCCTGCTCGACGCCAAGCGCGGCGACATCGGCACCACGATGGCCGCGTATGCCCGGGCCTACCTCGCCCCGGACGCCCCGCTCGCGGTCGACGCGATCACGCTCAGCCCCTACCTCGGCGTCGGTTCGCTGGAGCCGGCCTTCGAGCTGTGCGCGCAGTACGGGACCGGGGCCTTCGTGCTGGCGCTCACGTCCAACCCGGAGGGGCCGCAGGTGCAGCACGCCCGAGCCGACGGGGATCAAGTGGTGGCTCAGCTGGTCATCGAGGCACTGGCCGAACGCAACGCCGGGGCCGTCCCGCTCGGATCACTGGGCGCGGTCGTCGGGGCCACCATCGGCGCCGCACCGGTGCGGCTGGACGCGCTGAACGGCCCGTTCCTGGTCCCCGGGATCGGGGCCCAGGGCGGGACCGCCGACGACGTCCGGCGGATCTTCGGGGCGGCGCTGCGCAACGTCGTGCCCAGCGTGTCGCGCGCAGTGCTCCGGCACGGGCCGGACGTCGACACGCTGCGTACCGCGGTCGAGGCACAGAATGCGACCTTCGCATTCCTACGCGGCTGA
- a CDS encoding 2OG-Fe(II) oxygenase family protein produces the protein MTHTIDEVSSAVSAAARDILDNGYAVVKLSDLDAGRLQTAIGTAVEFFGRPDEEKIKHGSDDHNYGYRPFGIEYSITPERPDMNECFTLWSSRLDLIPNADDIGPLTDSFLRWRDSLAPLVGAILTEVARRFGATAPAFEKASYLQINYCLPTPLERDLLQDKHEDGHMVTVLHSNAPGLEIYAGGAADPSVTPILPGPDEIVIMPGSVLTALSGGAIEPLYHQVRNHGLDNRQSIMYFVNPEVELPLFAWVDSADGSRADIRAHVQNAPTMFGLPPVEAL, from the coding sequence GTGACACACACCATCGATGAGGTCAGCAGCGCGGTTTCCGCGGCGGCCCGTGACATCCTCGACAACGGCTACGCCGTCGTGAAGCTCAGCGACCTGGACGCCGGCCGGCTCCAGACCGCGATCGGCACCGCGGTCGAGTTCTTCGGTCGTCCTGACGAGGAAAAGATCAAGCACGGCAGCGACGACCACAACTACGGCTACCGCCCGTTCGGGATCGAGTACTCGATCACGCCCGAGCGGCCGGACATGAACGAATGCTTCACGCTGTGGTCGAGCCGGCTGGACCTGATCCCGAACGCCGACGACATCGGCCCGCTCACCGACTCGTTCCTGCGCTGGCGCGACTCGCTGGCCCCGCTGGTCGGCGCCATCTTGACCGAGGTCGCGCGCCGGTTCGGCGCGACGGCGCCCGCGTTCGAGAAGGCGTCCTACCTGCAGATCAACTACTGCCTGCCGACCCCGCTCGAGCGCGATCTGCTGCAGGACAAGCACGAGGACGGCCACATGGTCACCGTGCTGCACTCGAACGCGCCCGGCCTGGAGATCTACGCCGGCGGCGCGGCCGACCCGAGCGTCACGCCGATCCTGCCCGGCCCGGACGAGATCGTGATCATGCCAGGCTCGGTGCTGACCGCGCTGTCCGGCGGCGCGATCGAGCCGCTGTACCACCAGGTGCGCAACCACGGCCTGGACAACCGCCAGTCGATCATGTACTTCGTCAACCCCGAGGTCGAGCTGCCCCTGTTCGCGTGGGTCGACTCCGCCGACGGCTCGCGTGCCGACATCCGCGCGCACGTGCAGAACGCGCCGACCATGTTCGGCCTGCCGCCCGTCGAAGCGCTCTAG
- a CDS encoding aldo/keto reductase → MELRRLGTSGLVVSVVGLGTNNLGMKLDDEQSREVVHAALDEGITLFDTSDSYGASEERLGRLLEGRRDDVVLATKFGSDVRPRGNSNGEDWGARGSRRYVRRAVEASLRRLRTDWIDLYQLHRPDPATPIEETLSALDDLVREGKVRYVGSSNFAGWQVADAEWVARTRGFERFISAQNEYNWLQRDVEDDLVPALEQYGIGLLPFFPLASGLLTGKYRRGQAPPNGSRIQAWGRESLLTDATFDVVEGLEAFAASRSVGLLDVAIGGLAAQPAVTSVIAGATSAAQVVANVAAGNWQPTLQDLAELDELTA, encoded by the coding sequence ATGGAGTTGCGCCGCCTCGGCACGTCCGGCCTCGTCGTCTCGGTCGTCGGGCTGGGGACGAACAACCTCGGTATGAAGCTCGACGACGAGCAGAGCCGCGAGGTCGTGCATGCCGCCCTGGACGAGGGCATCACGCTGTTCGACACCTCCGACTCCTACGGCGCGTCCGAGGAGCGGCTCGGCCGGCTGCTCGAAGGCCGGCGCGACGACGTCGTGCTGGCGACCAAGTTCGGCAGCGACGTGCGCCCGCGCGGCAACAGCAACGGCGAGGACTGGGGCGCGCGCGGCTCACGGCGGTACGTGCGGCGTGCCGTGGAGGCGTCCTTGCGCCGGCTGCGCACCGACTGGATCGACCTGTACCAGCTGCACCGCCCGGACCCGGCCACGCCGATCGAGGAGACGCTCTCGGCCCTGGACGACCTGGTGCGCGAGGGCAAGGTGCGCTACGTCGGCTCGTCCAACTTCGCCGGCTGGCAGGTCGCCGACGCCGAGTGGGTCGCGCGCACCCGCGGCTTCGAGCGGTTCATCAGCGCGCAGAACGAGTACAACTGGCTGCAGCGCGACGTCGAGGACGACCTGGTGCCGGCGCTGGAGCAGTACGGCATCGGGCTGTTGCCGTTCTTCCCGCTGGCATCCGGCCTGCTGACCGGCAAGTACCGGCGCGGGCAGGCGCCCCCGAACGGCAGCCGGATCCAGGCCTGGGGACGCGAGTCGCTGCTCACCGACGCCACGTTCGACGTCGTGGAGGGGCTCGAGGCGTTCGCGGCCTCGCGCTCGGTCGGCCTGCTGGACGTCGCGATCGGCGGGCTGGCTGCCCAACCTGCCGTCACGAGCGTCATCGCCGGTGCCACGTCCGCTGCACAGGTCGTCGCGAACGTGGCAGCCGGCAACTGGCAGCCGACCCTGCAGGACCTCGCCGAACTCGACGAGCTCACCGCCTGA